Proteins encoded in a region of the Limanda limanda chromosome 17, fLimLim1.1, whole genome shotgun sequence genome:
- the map2k4a gene encoding dual specificity mitogen-activated protein kinase kinase 4a isoform X1 → MEFKHTTMATPGPNNSTTPSGHNGSNNGGSGAQHQHQQSQHITTMSSMQESNTCWRCQSETGFQINLSGAPPSKRKALKLNFANPPIKPTTRFTLNTAGPPFQNPHIERLRTHSIESSGKLKISAEQHWDFTAEDLKDLGEIGRGAYGSVNKMVHKPSNQIMAVKRIRSTVDEKEQKQLLMDLDVVVRSSDCPYIVQFYGALFREGDCWICMELMATSLDKFYKFVYCSLDDVIPEEILGKITLATVKALNHLKENLKIIHRDIKPSNILLDRGGNIKLCDFGISGQLVDSIAKTRDAGCRPYMAPERIDPSASRQGYDVRSDVWSLGITLYELATGRFPYPKWNSVFDQLTQVVRGDPPQLSNSEERRFSPTFIAFVNLCLTKDESKRPKYKELLRDPFIQMYEERSVDVAGYVCRLMDQMPTSPSSPMYMD, encoded by the exons ATGgaattcaaacacacaacaatggCGACTCCCGGTCCCAACAACTCAACGACACCGAGCGGCCACAACGGCAGCAACAACGGAGGATCCGGGgcccagcaccagcaccagcagagCCAGCACATCACTACGATGAGCAGCATGCAGG AGTCCAACACCTGCTGGAGATGTCAGAGTGAAACAG GCTTTCAGATAAACCTGTCTGGAGCTCCCCCAA GTAAACGCAAAGCCCTGAAGTTGAACTTTGCCAACCCGCCGATCAAACCCACGACCAGGTTCACGCTGAACACAGCTGGGCCGCCTTTCCAAAACCCGCACAT AGAGAGGCTGAGAACACACAGCATCGAGTCATCAGGAAAATTGAAGATTTCGGCGGAGCAGCACTGGGACTTCACTGCGGAGGACCTGAAAGATTTGGGCGAGATTGGCCGAGGGGCGTACGGCTCTGTCAACAAGATGGTGCACAAGCCGAGTAACCAGATTATGGCCGTCAAG CGAATTCGTTCAACGGTTGATGAGAAGGagcagaagcagctgctgatgGACTTGGACGTGGTGGTGAGAAGTAGCGATTGTCCTTACATCGTGCAGTTTTACGGTGCTCTGTTCAGAGAG GGTGACTGTTGGATTTGTATGGAACTTATGGCTACCTCGTTAGACAAATTTTACAAGTTTGTATATTGCTCATTAGACGACGTGATTCCAGAAGAAATATTAGGAAAAATAACATTAGCT ACTGTGAAAGCGCTTAACCACTTAAAAGAAAACTTGAAAATAATACACAGAG aCATTAAGCCGTCAAACATCCTCCTGGACAGGGGCGGCAACATAAAGCTGTGTGACTTTGGCATCAGTGGTCAGCTGGTGGACTCCATCGCCAAAACCAGAGACGCGGGGTGCAGACCATACATGGCA cCAGAGAGAATAGACCCGAGCGCCTCCAGGCAAGGCTATGACGTGCGCTCAGATGTTTGGAGTTTGGGAATCACACTG TACGAGCTGGCCACAGGACGGTTTCCTTACCCAAAGTGGAACAGTGTGTTTGACCAGTTGACCCAGGTGGTGAGAGGAGACCCTCCACAGCTCAGCAACTCGGAGGAAAGGCGCTTCTCGCCCACGTTCATCGCCTTTGTGAACTTATG CCTTACGAAGGATGAGTCGAAAAGGCCAAAGTACAAAGAGCTACTG agaGACCCGTTTATTCAGATGTACGAGGAGCGCTCGGTCGATGTTGCCGGTTACGTTTGCAGGCTCATGGATCAGATGCCAACATCTCCAAGCTCCCCAATGTATATGGACTAA
- the map2k4a gene encoding dual specificity mitogen-activated protein kinase kinase 4a isoform X2, translating to MEFKHTTMATPGPNNSTTPSGHNGSNNGGSGAQHQHQQSQHITTMSSMQESNTCWRCQSETGKRKALKLNFANPPIKPTTRFTLNTAGPPFQNPHIERLRTHSIESSGKLKISAEQHWDFTAEDLKDLGEIGRGAYGSVNKMVHKPSNQIMAVKRIRSTVDEKEQKQLLMDLDVVVRSSDCPYIVQFYGALFREGDCWICMELMATSLDKFYKFVYCSLDDVIPEEILGKITLATVKALNHLKENLKIIHRDIKPSNILLDRGGNIKLCDFGISGQLVDSIAKTRDAGCRPYMAPERIDPSASRQGYDVRSDVWSLGITLYELATGRFPYPKWNSVFDQLTQVVRGDPPQLSNSEERRFSPTFIAFVNLCLTKDESKRPKYKELLRDPFIQMYEERSVDVAGYVCRLMDQMPTSPSSPMYMD from the exons ATGgaattcaaacacacaacaatggCGACTCCCGGTCCCAACAACTCAACGACACCGAGCGGCCACAACGGCAGCAACAACGGAGGATCCGGGgcccagcaccagcaccagcagagCCAGCACATCACTACGATGAGCAGCATGCAGG AGTCCAACACCTGCTGGAGATGTCAGAGTGAAACAG GTAAACGCAAAGCCCTGAAGTTGAACTTTGCCAACCCGCCGATCAAACCCACGACCAGGTTCACGCTGAACACAGCTGGGCCGCCTTTCCAAAACCCGCACAT AGAGAGGCTGAGAACACACAGCATCGAGTCATCAGGAAAATTGAAGATTTCGGCGGAGCAGCACTGGGACTTCACTGCGGAGGACCTGAAAGATTTGGGCGAGATTGGCCGAGGGGCGTACGGCTCTGTCAACAAGATGGTGCACAAGCCGAGTAACCAGATTATGGCCGTCAAG CGAATTCGTTCAACGGTTGATGAGAAGGagcagaagcagctgctgatgGACTTGGACGTGGTGGTGAGAAGTAGCGATTGTCCTTACATCGTGCAGTTTTACGGTGCTCTGTTCAGAGAG GGTGACTGTTGGATTTGTATGGAACTTATGGCTACCTCGTTAGACAAATTTTACAAGTTTGTATATTGCTCATTAGACGACGTGATTCCAGAAGAAATATTAGGAAAAATAACATTAGCT ACTGTGAAAGCGCTTAACCACTTAAAAGAAAACTTGAAAATAATACACAGAG aCATTAAGCCGTCAAACATCCTCCTGGACAGGGGCGGCAACATAAAGCTGTGTGACTTTGGCATCAGTGGTCAGCTGGTGGACTCCATCGCCAAAACCAGAGACGCGGGGTGCAGACCATACATGGCA cCAGAGAGAATAGACCCGAGCGCCTCCAGGCAAGGCTATGACGTGCGCTCAGATGTTTGGAGTTTGGGAATCACACTG TACGAGCTGGCCACAGGACGGTTTCCTTACCCAAAGTGGAACAGTGTGTTTGACCAGTTGACCCAGGTGGTGAGAGGAGACCCTCCACAGCTCAGCAACTCGGAGGAAAGGCGCTTCTCGCCCACGTTCATCGCCTTTGTGAACTTATG CCTTACGAAGGATGAGTCGAAAAGGCCAAAGTACAAAGAGCTACTG agaGACCCGTTTATTCAGATGTACGAGGAGCGCTCGGTCGATGTTGCCGGTTACGTTTGCAGGCTCATGGATCAGATGCCAACATCTCCAAGCTCCCCAATGTATATGGACTAA
- the LOC133023269 gene encoding protein SCO1 homolog, mitochondrial isoform X2 — protein sequence MAQCVLYHRLFHSNAKLLQTCSFRFTHSVSRRESGLEPSLSPRREQPCPVNVSHWLTCRTTQQLNALCTRAFSSLPPPPPSEAKPKSSGPVTWKSLAITFAIGGALLGGMKYFKKEKEELIEKERHRSIGKAALGGPFSLTDHNNKPTKSEDFLGQWVLLYFGFTHCPDICPDELEKMIEVVDDIDKIKSLPNLIPLLVTIDPERDTVEAMATYVKEFSPKLIGLTGTTAEVEQVSRAYRVYYSQGPKDEDNDYIVDHTIIMYLIGPDGEFAEYFGQNKRSVEITSSIAAHMRKYKKEK from the exons ATGGCGCAGTGTGTGTTATACCACAGGTTGTTTCACAGTAACGCTAAACTCCTGCAGACATGTTCCTTCAGATTCACTCACAGCGTTTCACGGAGAGAGAGCGGACTCGAACCCTCGCTGTCACCGCGGAGAGAGCAGCCCTGCCCG GTGAACGTGAGTCACTGGCTCACCTGCAGAACTACACAGCAGCTGAATGCACTGTGCACAAGAGCAttctcctccctgcctcctccacccccaTCAGAGGCTAAGCCAAAGTCGTCTGGA CCTGTGACATGGAAATCTTTAGCAATAACATTTGCTATCGGAGGCGCCCTGCTGGGAGGgatgaaatatttcaaaaaggaaaaggaagaat TGATTGAAAAAGAGAGGCACAGGTCGATAGGAAAAGCGGCACTGGGCGGTCCCTTCTCGCTCACTGACCACAACAATAAGCCCACCAAGAGTGAGGACTTCCTTGGCCAGTGGGTCCTCCTCTACTTTGGGTTTACTCACTGCCCGGACATCTGCCCGGATGAATTGGAGAAAATGATTGAAGTTGTGGATGATATAG ATAAGATAAAGTCTCTTCCAAACCTGATACCTCTCCTCGTCACCATTGATCCCGAGAGAGACACAGTAGAGGCCATGGCTACATATGTGAAAG AGTTTTCTCCGAAGCTGATTGGCCTGACGGGGACAACAGCTGAGGTTGAGCAGGTTTCCAGAGCTTACAGAGTGTATTACAGTCAGGGACCAAAGGACGAGGACAACGACTACATA GTCGATCACACCATCATCATGTACCTCATTGGGCCAGACGGAGAGTTTGCCGAGTATTTTGGACAGAACAAGAGAAGCGTGGAGATCACCAGCTCGATAGCGGCGCACATGAGAAAGTACAAGAAGGAGAAGTGA
- the LOC133023269 gene encoding protein SCO1 homolog, mitochondrial isoform X1 translates to MAQCVLYHRLFHSNAKLLQTCSFRFTHSVSRRESGLEPSLSPRREQPCPQVNVSHWLTCRTTQQLNALCTRAFSSLPPPPPSEAKPKSSGPVTWKSLAITFAIGGALLGGMKYFKKEKEELIEKERHRSIGKAALGGPFSLTDHNNKPTKSEDFLGQWVLLYFGFTHCPDICPDELEKMIEVVDDIDKIKSLPNLIPLLVTIDPERDTVEAMATYVKEFSPKLIGLTGTTAEVEQVSRAYRVYYSQGPKDEDNDYIVDHTIIMYLIGPDGEFAEYFGQNKRSVEITSSIAAHMRKYKKEK, encoded by the exons ATGGCGCAGTGTGTGTTATACCACAGGTTGTTTCACAGTAACGCTAAACTCCTGCAGACATGTTCCTTCAGATTCACTCACAGCGTTTCACGGAGAGAGAGCGGACTCGAACCCTCGCTGTCACCGCGGAGAGAGCAGCCCTGCCCG CAGGTGAACGTGAGTCACTGGCTCACCTGCAGAACTACACAGCAGCTGAATGCACTGTGCACAAGAGCAttctcctccctgcctcctccacccccaTCAGAGGCTAAGCCAAAGTCGTCTGGA CCTGTGACATGGAAATCTTTAGCAATAACATTTGCTATCGGAGGCGCCCTGCTGGGAGGgatgaaatatttcaaaaaggaaaaggaagaat TGATTGAAAAAGAGAGGCACAGGTCGATAGGAAAAGCGGCACTGGGCGGTCCCTTCTCGCTCACTGACCACAACAATAAGCCCACCAAGAGTGAGGACTTCCTTGGCCAGTGGGTCCTCCTCTACTTTGGGTTTACTCACTGCCCGGACATCTGCCCGGATGAATTGGAGAAAATGATTGAAGTTGTGGATGATATAG ATAAGATAAAGTCTCTTCCAAACCTGATACCTCTCCTCGTCACCATTGATCCCGAGAGAGACACAGTAGAGGCCATGGCTACATATGTGAAAG AGTTTTCTCCGAAGCTGATTGGCCTGACGGGGACAACAGCTGAGGTTGAGCAGGTTTCCAGAGCTTACAGAGTGTATTACAGTCAGGGACCAAAGGACGAGGACAACGACTACATA GTCGATCACACCATCATCATGTACCTCATTGGGCCAGACGGAGAGTTTGCCGAGTATTTTGGACAGAACAAGAGAAGCGTGGAGATCACCAGCTCGATAGCGGCGCACATGAGAAAGTACAAGAAGGAGAAGTGA
- the LOC133022898 gene encoding myosin-4-like → MSDAEMQIFGVAAPYLRKPERERNAAQNMPFDAKTAVFVPDPKKEYVKGKIRSQDGSDVTVETQDGKMVTVHLDDIRPMNPPKFDKIEDLALLTHLHEPAVLFNLKERYAAWMIYTYSGLFCVTVNPYKWLPVYNPEVVAGYRGKKRQEAPPHIFSISDNAYQYMLTDRDNQSILITGESGAGKTVNTKRVIQYFATIASYGESSKKEQAAGKMKGNLEDQIIQANPLLEAFGNAKTVRNDNSSRFGKFIRIHFGTKGKLASADIETYLLEKSRVTFQLLAERSYHIFYQIMSNKKPELIDMLLITTNPYDFPFISQGEITVLSINDPEELMATDRAIDILGFNMEEKLGIYKLTGAVMHNGNMKFKQKQREEQAEPDGTEVADKVAYLMGLNSADLLKALCYPRVKVGNEYVTKGQTPQQVNNAMGALSKAVYEKLFLWMVTRINQQLDTKLPRQHFIGVLDIAGFEIFEMNSLEQLCINFTNEKLQQFFNHHMFVLEQEEYKKEGIAWEFIDFGMDLAACIELIEKPMGIFSILEEECMFPKATDSSFQNKLYDQHLGKNSILQKPRPTKGKAEAHFSLMHYAGTVDYNISGWLEKNKDPLNDTVVQLYQKASLKLLSQLFATYSSADGAADGTKKSFKRKGSSFQTVSNVFRENLNKLMANLRSTHPHFVRCIIPNETKIPGSMDHHLVLHQLRCNGVLEGIRICRKGFPSRILYGDFRQRYRILNASAIPEGQFMDSKKASEKLLSSIDVDHAQYRFGYTKVFFKAGLLGLLEEMRDERLAVLMTRIQAVSRGYVTRLRLKEMMKKRESIFIIQYNIRSFMNVKNWPWMRLFFKIKPLLRCAEAEKEMQIMKEEFTRLKEELVKSEARRKDLEEKMVMLVQEKNDLYFQIQAERDNLCDAEERCEGLIKSKIHLEAKAKEFSERMEEEEEINAEITSKKRKLEDECLELKRDIDDLELTIAKVEKEKYATENKVKNLVEELITLEENLLKSSKEMKALQEVHQQTLDDLQAEEDKANTVVKTKIKLEQQVDDLEGSLEQEKKLRADLERCRRKLEGDLKLSQETIMDLENDRQEMEERLKKKDFENCSLQCKIEDEQALSIQLQKKIKELQAHTEELEEGIEAERSTRAKVEKQRSELSRELEEIIERLEEAGGATASQAELNKKRDAEFHRLRRDLEESTLQHESIAATLRKKQADSGAELSDQIDNLQRVKQKLEKEKSELKMEIDDMASNVETVLKNKANLEKLCRSFEDQMNEHKTRADEAQRSLSDFTTLSARLQTENGDLTRLLEEKETTLTQLSRVKTVGSQQIEELKRLLDEEIKAKNALAHGLHSCRHDCELMREQYEEEQEAKAELQRYLSKANSDVAQWRTKYETDAIQRTEELEEAKKKLAQRLQESEEMTEVANVKCTSLDKTKQRLQAEVEDLMVEIERSNAANVALDKKQRSFDKVLAEWKQKYEENQSDLEVSQRESRLLSTELFKLKNSYDEALDHLETIKRENKNLQQEISDITEQVGQSAKAIHELEKVAKQAEQEKRDTQAALEEVESSLEHEEAKILHLQLELNQIKSEVTRKVAEKEEEIDQLKRNHQRTMDTLQSTLDAETRSRNDAIRVKKKIEADLNEMEIQLAHANRQAAEATKQLRNLQTQLKDTQVHLDEALHCQEDLKEQLAIGERRNNLVMAENEEIRAALEQSERCRKLAEQELIDTSERIQLLNSQNTSLLNAKKKMESDLAQLQSEMEDTVQEARNADEKANKAITDAAMMAEELKKEQDTGAHLERMKRNLEVTVKDLQQRLDEAEQLALKGGKKELQKLENRIRELENELEAEQKRSSEATKGLRKYERKIKELTYQGEEEKKNVTRLQDLVNNLQLKVKVYKRQCEEGEEQTSVHLAKFRKVQHDLEEAEERADTAESQLNKLRVKSRDLAGQNKEEEKRTQGAERSGTNMSSDAEMAQYGPASIFLRKPEKERVEAQNRPFDARTACFVPYAKELYIKGVIQNREGGNVMSMS, encoded by the exons ATGAGTGATGCTGAGATGCAAATATTTGGGGTGGCGGCACCATACCTCCGAAAACCAGAACGGGAGAGGAACGCAGCTCAAAACATGCCGTTTGACGCCAAGACAGCCGTCTTTGTGCCTGACCCGAAAAAGGAGTACGTGAAGGGAAAAATCAGAAGTCAAGACGGTTCTGACGTCACAGTGGAGACTCAAGATGGAAAG ATGGTCACAGTGCACCTGGACGACATTCGGCCCATGAACCCTCCAAAATTTGACAAGATCGAGGACTTGGCCCTGCTGACTCATCTCCACGAACCGGCCGTTCTGTTCAACCTCAAGGAGCGCTACGCTGCCTGGATGATCTAT ACTTATTCTGGACTCTTCTGTGTGACGGTGAACCCTTACAAGTGGCTTCCAGTCTACAACCCCGAGGTGGTGGCCGGCTACCGTGGGAAGAAACGCCAGGAGGCCCCGCCACACATTTTCTCCATCTCTGACAACGCTTACCAGTACATGCTCACAG ATCGAGACAACCAGTCCATCCTGATCAC CGGAGAATCTGGTGCCGGGAAGACGGTCAACACAAAACGCGTCATCCAGTATTTTGCAACAATTGCATCATATGGAGAATCAAGCAAGAAAGAGCAAGCTGCCGGCAAAATGAAG GGGAATCTGGAGGATCAAATCATCCAGGCGAACCCTCTGCTGGAAGCTTTCGGGAATGCCAAGACTGTGAGAAATGACAACTCCTCACGATTT GGAAAATTCATTCGCATCCACTTTGGAACAAAGGGGAAACTGGCATCAGCTGACATTGAAACTT ACCTTTTGGAAAAATCCAGGGTGACGTTTCAGCTTCTGGCAGAGAGAAGTTATCACATCTTCTATCAGATCATGTCAAACAAGAAGCCTGAATTAATTG ACATGCTGCTTATAACCACCAATCCATACGACTTTCCATTCATCAGCCAGGGTGAAATCACTGTGCTGAGCATCAATGACCCTGAGGAGCTGATGGCCACAGAT AGAGCCATTGACATCTTGGGCTTTAACATGGAGGAAAAGTTAGGCATCTATAAACTGACCGGCGCCGTGATGCACAACGGGAACATGAAGTTCAAGCAGAAGCAGCGAGAGGAGCAAGCTGAGCCCGATGGCACTGAGG TGGCAGATAAGGTTGCCTACCTTATGGGTCTGAACTCTGCTGATTTGCTGAAAGCGCTGTGTTACCCTCGAGTCAAGGTCGGGAATGAGTATGTGACCAAGGGGCAGACTCCGCAGCAG GTGAACAATGCCATGGGAGCGCTGTCTAAGGCAGTGTATGAGAAACTCTTTCTGTGGATGGTCACAAGGATCAACCAGCAGCTGGACACCAAACTACCAAGACAGCATTTCATCGGCGTCCTGGACATCGCAGGGTTCGAGATATTCGAG ATGAACAGTCTGGAGCAGCTgtgcatcaacttcaccaacgAGAAGCTGCAACAGTTTTTCAACCACCACATGTTTGTGCTGGAACAAGAGGAATACAAAAAGGAAGGGATCGCGTGGGAGTTCATCGACTTTGGAATGGACCTGGCAGCCTGCATCGAGCTCATTGAGAAG CCGATGGGGATTTTCTCTATTCTTGAAGAGGAATGCATGTTTCCAAAAGCAACAGATAGCTCCTTCCAGAACAAGCTGTACGACCAACACCTGGGGAAGAACAGCATCCTTCAGAAGCCCAGGCCCACCAAAGGAAAGGCTGAGGCCCATTTCTCACTGATGCACTACGCCGGCACTGTAGACTACAACATCAGCGGCTggctggagaaaaacaaagacccGCTCAATGACACAGTGGTGCAGCTTTACCAGAAGGCTTCCCTCAAACTGCTCTCACAGCTTTTTGCCACATATTCATCCGCTGACG gTGCTGCCGATGGAACTAAGAAAAGTTTCAAGAGAAAGGGCTCTTCTTTCCAGACAGTGTCTAATGTGTTCAGG GAAAATCTAAACAAACTGATGGCTAACCTCAGGTCGACTCATCCACACTTTGTAAGATGCATCATCCCAAATGAGACCAAGATACCAG GATCGATGGATCACCACTTGGTCCTGCACCAGCTGCGGTGTAACGGCGTGCTGGAAGGTATCCGCATCTGCAGGAAGGGATTCCCCAGCAGGATCCTCTATGGAGATTTCAGGCAGAG ATACAGGATCCTGAACGCCAGCGCCATCCCTGAGGGTCAGTTCATGGACAGCAAGAAGGCGTCAGAGAAACTGCTCTCTTCCATTGACGTGGACCACGCCCAGTACAGATTTGGATacacaaag GTGTTTTTCAAAGCCGGCCTCCTGGGTCTTCTAGAGGAGATGAGGGACGAACGCTTGGCCGTTCTGATGACTCGGATCCAGGCCGTGTCCAGAGGTTACGTCACCAGGCTGCGGCTcaaggagatgatgaagaaaag AGAGTCCATTTTCATCATCCAGTACAACATCCGCTCATTCATGAATGTGAAGAACTGGCCTTGGATGAGACTCTTCTTCAAGATAAAGCCGCTGCTTCGATGTGCAGAAGCGGAGAAGGAGATGCAGATCATGAAAGAGGAGTTTACACGACTCAAAGAGGAGCTCGTAAAGTCCGAGGCCAGGAGGAaggacctggaggagaagatggtcATGCTCGTCCAGGAGAAAAATGACCTGTACTTTCAAATCCAGGCC GAGAGGGACAACCTGTGTGATGCTGAGGAGCGGTGTGAAGGCTTGATAAAGAGCAAGATCCACCTGGAGGCCAAAGCGAAGGAGTTCTccgagaggatggaggaggaggaggagatcaacGCCGAAATCACatcaaagaagaggaagctggaggacgAGTGCTTGGAGCTCAAAAGAGACATAGACGACTTGGAACTCACCATTGCCAAAGTGGAGAAGGAAAAGTACGCCACCGAAAACAAG GTGAAAAATTTGGTGGAGGAGTTGATCACGCTGGAGGAAAATCTCTTGAAATCATCAAAAGAGATGAAAGCTCTGCAGGAGGTGCATCAGCAGACGCTGGACGACCTCCAGGCTGAGGAGGACAAAGCAAACACTGTGGTGAAGACAAAGATCAAGCTGGAGCAGCAGGTTGATGAT CTGGAGGGCTctctggagcaggagaagaagctgcGTGCAGACTTGGAGAGATGCAGAAGAAAACTGGAGGGGGATCTGAAGCTGTCCCAGGAAACCATCATGGACCTGGAGAACGACCGACAGGAGATGGAAGAGAGgctgaaaaa AAAAGACTTTGAAAACTGCAGCTTGCAGTGCAAAATTGAAGATGAGCAAGCCCTCAGCATCCAGCTACAAAAGAAGATCAAAGAGCTTCAG GCTCACACTGAGGAACTGGAAGAGGGAATTGAGGCCGAGCGCTCGACTCGGGCCAAAGTGGAGAAGCAGAGGTCAGAACTGTCccgagagctggaggagatcaTTGAGCGACTGGAGGAGGCCGGAGGAGCCACCGCCAGCCAGGCCGAGCTGAACAAGAAGCGCGACGCCGAGTTTCACAGACTGCGTCGTGACCTGGAAGAGTCCACCCTGCAGCACGAGTCCATCGCTGCAACTTTGCGCAAGAAGCAGGCGGACAGCGGGGCCGAGCTCAGCGACCAGATAGACAACCTGCAGAGAGTCAAGCAGAAactggagaaggagaaaagtGAGCTGAAGATGGAGATCGATGACATGGCGAGCAACGTGGAGACTGTTCTGAAAAACAAG GCTAACCTGGAGAAACTGTGCAGGAGCTTTGAAGACCAAATGAACGAACACAAGACCAGAGCAGATGAAGCCCAGAGATCTCTGAGCGACTTCACCACACTCAGTGCACGTCTACAAACGGAAAACG GTGATTTGACACGTCTGCtggaagagaaagagacgacTCTGACGCAGCTGAGCAGAGTGAAAACTGTGGGCAGTCAACAAATCGAAGAGTTAAAGAGACTTTTGGACGAAGAAATTAAG GCAAAAAATGCCTTGGCTCACGGTCTGCATTCCTGCCGTCACGACTGCGAGCTGATGAGAGAGCAGTACGAGGAAGAACAGGAGGCGAAAGCTGAGCTGCAGCGCTACCTGTCCAAGGCCAACAGCGACGTGGCCCAGTGGAGAACCAAATACGAGACAGACGCCATCCAACGCAcggaagagctggaggaggccaa GAAGAAGTTGGCCCAGCGGCTGCAGGAGTCTGAGGAGATGACAGAGGTAGCAAATGTCAAATGCACATCACTGGACAAAACGAAGCAGCGTCTCCAGGCCGAGGTCGAGGATCTCATGGTCGAGATCGAAAGGTCGAATGCAGCCAACGTCGCTTTGGACAAGAAACAGAGGAGCTTTGACAAG GTTCTGGCTGAATGGAAACAGAAATACGAGGAGAATCAGTCAGATCTGGAAGTTTCCCAGAGAGAGTCAAGACTTCTGAGCACAGAACTCTTCAAGCTGAAAAACTCATATGACGAAGCCCTGGATCACCTGGAAACCATtaaaagagagaataaaaacCTTCAAC AGGAGATATCAGATATCACAGAGCAAGTTGGACAATCTGCAAAAGCTATCCATGAGCTGGAGAAAGTTGCAAAACAAGCTgaacaggagaagagagacacCCAAGCAGCTCTGGAGGAAGTTGAG TCTTCCCTGGAGCACGAAGAGGCAAAAATCCTTCATCTCCAACTGGAGCTGAACCAGATCAAGTCAGAAGTGACCAGAAAGGTGgcggagaaggaggaagaaattGACCAGCTCAAGAGGAATCACCAGAGGACCATGGACACTCTGCAGAGCACGCTGGACGCCGAGACGCGCAGCAGGAACGATGCCATCCGCGTGAAGAAGAAAATAGAGGCCGATCTGAATGAGATGGAGATCCAACTGGCTCACGCCAACCGACAGGCAGCCGAGGCCACCAAACAACTGAGGAACCTGCAGACTCAGCTGaag GACACCCAGGTCCACCTGGACGAAGCCCTCCACTGTCAGGAGGACCTAAAGGAGCAACTTGCGATTGGAGAGCGACGCAACAATCTGGTGATGGCAGAGAACGAGGAGATCCGGGCGGCGCTGGAGCAATCTGAGAGATGTCGCAAGCTGGCGGAGCAGGAACTGATCGACACCAGTGAGAGGATTCAGCTGCTGAACTCACAG AACACCAGCCTCCTCAATGCtaaaaagaagatggagagTGATTTAGCTCAGCTGCAGTCAGAGATGGAGGACACTGTCCAGGAGGCGAGGAATGCTGACGAGAAGGCCAACAAAGCCATCACGGAC GCTGCTATGATGGcggaggagctgaagaaagaGCAGGACACCGGTGCTCAtctggagaggatgaagaggaaccTGGAGGTGACAGTGAAAGACCTGCAGCAGCGGCTGGATGAAGCCGAGCAGTTGGCTCTGAAGGGAGGGAAGAAGGAGCTCCAGAAACTTGAAAACAGG ATCCGTGAGCTGGAAAATGAGCTAGAGGCTGAACAAAAACGCAGCAGCGAGGCCACGAAAGGTTTGCGCAAATATGAGAGGAAAATCAAAGAGCTCACTTATCAG ggtgaagaggaaaagaaaaacgtGACAAGACTCCAGGATTTGGTCAACAACCTGCAGCTGAAAGTGAAAGTTTATAAGAGGCAGTGTGAGGAGGGG GAGGAACAGACCAGCGTCCACTTGGCCAAATTTCGGAAAGTGCAACACGACctggaggaggccgaggagcGAGCTGACACTGCCGAATCTCAGCTGAACAAGCTGCGTGTCAAGAGCCGTGACTTGGCTG gtcaaaacaaagaggaggagaagagaactCAAGGAGCTGAAAG